The following are from one region of the Moritella sp. 24 genome:
- the iscX gene encoding Fe-S cluster assembly protein IscX, which translates to MALAWSDSAEIAITLAEHYPEQDPQQVRFTDLRKMILGLDEFTDDPNHCGERVLEAVMLAWIDEY; encoded by the coding sequence ATGGCGTTAGCTTGGTCAGACAGTGCTGAGATTGCAATTACGTTAGCTGAACATTATCCAGAACAAGACCCACAACAAGTCAGATTTACGGATTTACGTAAGATGATATTAGGGTTAGATGAGTTTACCGATGATCCTAATCATTGTGGTGAACGAGTTCTTGAAGCAGTGATGCTTGCTTGGATTGATGAATATTAA
- a CDS encoding class II glutamine amidotransferase, whose product MCELLGMSANVPTDICFSFSGLMQRGGKTGPHSDGWGITFYEGKGCRTFRDPKPSCESKVAQLVKNYPIKSQAVISHIRQANRGGVALENTHPFTREFWGKNWTYAHNGQLTDYQGLATGFYTPIGETDSELAFCWILQEVCKEFPTKPDDMKAVFRFIATLCDQLRALGVFNLLLTDGDFVFAYCTNNLHHIIREAPFGHAQLIDENIEINFENETSDTDVVAIIATQPLTDNEVWHKMQPGEYCVFCRGSIMLTNK is encoded by the coding sequence ATGTGTGAATTATTAGGTATGAGCGCAAATGTGCCTACCGACATTTGTTTTAGTTTTTCTGGGCTGATGCAGCGTGGTGGTAAGACTGGACCACATTCTGATGGTTGGGGAATTACTTTTTATGAAGGCAAGGGTTGCCGTACTTTTCGCGATCCTAAACCAAGCTGTGAATCTAAAGTTGCTCAATTAGTAAAAAATTACCCAATTAAAAGCCAAGCAGTTATTTCACATATTCGTCAGGCGAATCGTGGCGGTGTAGCATTAGAGAATACCCATCCTTTTACCCGTGAATTTTGGGGTAAAAACTGGACGTATGCGCATAATGGCCAGTTAACTGATTATCAAGGTTTAGCGACTGGTTTTTACACCCCGATTGGTGAAACCGACAGTGAATTAGCATTCTGTTGGATTTTACAGGAAGTGTGTAAAGAGTTTCCAACTAAACCTGATGACATGAAAGCGGTATTTCGTTTTATTGCCACTTTGTGTGATCAATTAAGAGCGTTGGGTGTATTCAACTTATTGCTAACAGATGGTGACTTTGTATTCGCGTACTGCACGAACAATTTACATCATATTATTCGCGAAGCGCCGTTTGGCCATGCTCAGTTAATCGATGAAAACATTGAAATTAACTTTGAGAATGAAACGTCAGATACAGATGTAGTGGCTATTATTGCAACGCAACCGCTGACTGATAATGAAGTGTGGCATAAAATGCAGCCCGGTGAATACTGTGTATTTTGTCGAGGTAGTATTATGTTAACAAATAAGTAG
- the purN gene encoding phosphoribosylglycinamide formyltransferase produces the protein MSKQASIVVLISGNGSNLQTILDQCEQGTINGKVTAVFSNKSTAYGLERAQQAGVDAISLSQVDFADRAAFDAELMTQIDQYQPDLIVLAGYMRILSDNFVQHYAGKMLNIHPSLLPKYPGLDTHQRAIDNGDEEHGASVHFVTPELDAGPVILQAKVPVFADDTVDDLSSRVHTQEHMIYPMVVQWFCAERLAMTNGKAVLDGKELAQSGYAAD, from the coding sequence ATGTCTAAACAAGCATCTATCGTAGTATTAATTTCTGGTAATGGCAGTAACTTACAGACCATTCTAGATCAGTGCGAACAAGGTACGATTAACGGCAAAGTAACTGCTGTTTTTAGTAACAAAAGTACTGCCTATGGCCTAGAGCGAGCTCAACAAGCGGGTGTAGATGCAATCTCACTTAGCCAAGTTGATTTCGCTGACCGCGCTGCATTCGATGCAGAGCTAATGACACAAATCGATCAATACCAACCTGATCTAATTGTGTTAGCAGGCTATATGCGTATTTTAAGTGACAACTTTGTTCAGCATTATGCTGGCAAGATGCTTAATATACATCCTTCTCTATTACCTAAATATCCAGGTTTAGATACACATCAACGTGCAATTGATAATGGCGATGAAGAACACGGTGCTTCAGTGCACTTTGTTACACCAGAGTTAGATGCTGGTCCCGTTATCCTACAAGCAAAAGTACCAGTATTTGCTGACGATACGGTAGATGATTTAAGTTCGCGAGTGCATACTCAAGAACATATGATCTACCCAATGGTTGTGCAATGGTTCTGTGCTGAACGTTTAGCAATGACTAACGGAAAAGCCGTACTTGATGGTAAAGAACTAGCACAAAGCGGCTACGCTGCTGACTAA
- a CDS encoding NupC/NupG family nucleoside CNT transporter, which produces METIISLIGILVLLGVAYLLSENKKAINLRTVGFAFLIQFLLGGFILYSAIGQTIILTIADGISAVIGYSNDGISFLFGGLVSDKMYELFGGGGFVIALQVLPIIVFFSSLSAVLYYLGIMPLVVKWIGGAMQKLLKTSKAESMSATANIFLGVTEAPLLVKPYLPKMTRSELFAIMCGGLASIAGTVLASYAQMGVPMEYLLAASFMAAPGGLLFAKILIPETETIVEQDLADKDEYEPSNIVEAAATGASSGVRLAIEVGGMLLAFVSLVALLNGILGGIGGWLGYPELSLQLMLGYLFSPVAFLMGVPWNEAMLAGSFIGQKIVINEFFAYINLVPYLNGDMLVNATGMAMTEKTQLILSFALCGFANLGTIAIAIAGIGMMVPERRSEVSQLALKALVAGILSNLMAATIAGLFFGLS; this is translated from the coding sequence ATGGAAACAATAATTAGTCTTATCGGGATTTTAGTCCTACTTGGTGTCGCTTATCTTCTTTCTGAAAATAAAAAAGCAATCAACTTAAGAACCGTTGGTTTTGCTTTTTTAATTCAATTTCTATTAGGCGGTTTCATCTTATACTCTGCAATTGGGCAGACAATCATATTAACGATTGCTGATGGTATATCTGCTGTTATTGGTTACAGTAATGACGGTATTAGCTTTCTTTTCGGTGGTTTAGTTAGCGATAAAATGTATGAACTCTTTGGTGGTGGCGGTTTTGTCATCGCATTGCAAGTATTACCTATTATTGTATTTTTCTCGTCATTATCAGCGGTATTATATTATTTAGGCATTATGCCCTTAGTGGTTAAGTGGATTGGCGGGGCAATGCAAAAGCTACTGAAAACCAGTAAAGCTGAGTCTATGTCTGCGACTGCTAATATCTTTCTAGGTGTTACCGAAGCGCCACTACTTGTTAAACCTTACTTGCCTAAAATGACGCGTTCTGAATTATTTGCCATTATGTGCGGTGGCCTTGCATCTATTGCTGGTACGGTATTGGCAAGTTATGCACAAATGGGCGTTCCTATGGAATACTTATTAGCAGCATCGTTTATGGCTGCGCCAGGCGGTTTGCTATTTGCCAAAATCCTGATACCTGAAACAGAGACGATTGTAGAGCAAGATTTAGCTGACAAGGATGAATATGAACCTTCGAATATTGTTGAAGCTGCAGCAACAGGAGCATCAAGCGGTGTTAGATTAGCGATCGAAGTAGGCGGAATGTTACTTGCGTTTGTTAGTTTAGTCGCATTGTTAAACGGTATACTTGGTGGTATTGGCGGTTGGTTAGGTTATCCTGAACTGAGTTTACAGCTAATGCTTGGCTACCTTTTTTCTCCGGTTGCATTTTTAATGGGTGTGCCTTGGAATGAGGCTATGCTGGCAGGTTCATTCATTGGCCAAAAAATTGTTATTAATGAGTTTTTTGCTTATATCAATTTAGTGCCTTATCTTAATGGCGATATGCTTGTTAATGCAACTGGCATGGCAATGACAGAAAAAACCCAACTGATCCTCTCGTTTGCACTGTGTGGTTTTGCGAATTTGGGTACTATCGCGATTGCTATCGCAGGTATTGGCATGATGGTGCCGGAGCGACGTTCAGAAGTATCTCAATTAGCGTTGAAGGCACTTGTTGCAGGTATATTGTCTAATCTGATGGCTGCAACAATTGCAGGGCTGTTTTTTGGATTAAGTTAA
- the lpcA gene encoding D-sedoheptulose 7-phosphate isomerase, translated as MTNYQGLIQQELAEAAQVLNDFLADSKNAENIEAAAALLADSFKAGGKVLSCGNGGSHCDAMHFAEELSGRYRENRPAMAGIAISDVSHMSCVSNDFGYEYVFSRYVEGIGQQGDVLLGLSTSGNSQNVLNAFAAAKAKGMKTIALTGKDGGKMAGIADIEIRVPHFGYADRIQEIHIKVIHLLIQLVEKMMGYAD; from the coding sequence ATGACAAATTATCAAGGCTTAATTCAGCAAGAATTAGCTGAAGCAGCACAGGTTTTAAATGACTTTTTAGCAGACTCTAAAAACGCGGAAAATATTGAAGCTGCAGCGGCATTATTAGCAGATTCATTTAAAGCGGGCGGAAAAGTGTTATCTTGTGGCAATGGTGGTTCACATTGTGACGCGATGCATTTTGCTGAAGAGTTATCTGGACGTTACCGTGAAAATCGTCCTGCAATGGCTGGGATCGCAATTTCAGATGTTAGCCATATGTCTTGTGTGAGTAATGACTTTGGTTATGAGTACGTATTTTCACGTTATGTTGAAGGTATTGGCCAGCAAGGTGATGTGCTATTGGGATTGAGTACCAGTGGTAATTCACAAAATGTGTTAAACGCATTTGCAGCTGCGAAAGCAAAAGGCATGAAGACGATTGCATTAACCGGTAAAGATGGCGGCAAAATGGCGGGTATCGCAGATATCGAAATTCGCGTGCCACATTTTGGTTATGCTGATCGTATTCAAGAGATCCACATTAAAGTGATTCACCTGTTAATTCAGCTAGTAGAAAAAATGATGGGTTATGCTGATTAA
- the fdx gene encoding ISC system 2Fe-2S type ferredoxin gives MPKVIFLPHEDLCPEGLSVEAAKGETILDVALKNKIIIEHACEKSCACTTCHVIIREGFDSIEESDELEDDMLDKAWGLEPDSRLGCQAIIEDEDLVVEIPKYTINMVSESH, from the coding sequence ATGCCAAAAGTTATATTTTTACCTCATGAAGATTTATGCCCAGAAGGTCTCTCTGTAGAGGCTGCTAAAGGTGAAACAATCCTTGATGTTGCATTAAAAAACAAAATTATCATTGAACATGCATGTGAAAAATCATGTGCTTGTACTACTTGTCATGTGATCATTCGTGAAGGCTTTGATTCAATTGAAGAAAGCGATGAACTTGAAGATGACATGCTAGATAAAGCATGGGGCTTAGAACCTGATTCTCGTTTAGGTTGCCAAGCAATTATCGAAGACGAAGATCTGGTTGTTGAGATCCCGAAATATACAATTAATATGGTTTCTGAAAGCCACTAA
- the hscA gene encoding Fe-S protein assembly chaperone HscA codes for MALLQIAEPGQSAAPHEHKLAVGIDLGTTNSLVASVRSGSAKTLVDNTGQDILPSVVRYTADSIVVGEDAAQQAVTDPENTISSVKRLMGKAFSDIDAARIPNVLVESASGQPLIKTVAGELNPVQVSAEILKALAARATETLAGELNGVVITVPAYFDDAQRQGTKDAANIAGLNVLRLLNEPTAAAIAYGLDAGQEGIIAVYDLGGGTFDISILRLNKGVFEVLATGGDSALGGDDFDHLVADWISAEAGLVGEQSLAMQRLLLTQAKQAKQDLTDSASVNITIALESVNWQGTLSRETFDGLIQPLVKRTLLACRRSLKDADISKDDVLEVVMVGGSTRVPLVREKVGEFFAQEPLTSINPDKVVAIGAAIQADVLVGNKPDSDLLLLDVTPLSLGLETMGGLVEKVIPRNTTIPVARAQEFTTFKDGQTAMTIHVLQGEREMVADCRSLARFSLTGIPPMAAGAAHIRVTFQVDADGLLSVSAMEKSSGVSASIQVKPSYGLSDNEVANMLKDSMTYAKEDVTARMLAEQQLEADRVMESLIVALQQDGKALLSDAEQNVIETAIQTLYQIRQGDDRDAIEKEIETVDKLTQDFAARRMDQSIRKALQGQSVDKV; via the coding sequence ATGGCATTACTTCAAATTGCTGAACCGGGTCAATCGGCAGCACCTCATGAACATAAACTTGCAGTTGGTATTGATCTCGGTACGACTAATTCATTAGTAGCAAGTGTCCGTAGTGGCAGCGCTAAAACATTAGTTGATAACACGGGTCAAGATATTTTACCTTCCGTGGTTCGTTATACTGCAGATTCAATTGTTGTTGGCGAAGACGCTGCGCAACAAGCGGTAACGGATCCAGAAAATACTATCTCCTCGGTAAAGCGTTTGATGGGCAAAGCCTTTTCAGATATTGACGCTGCTCGTATTCCGAATGTACTTGTAGAATCTGCATCGGGCCAACCGTTAATTAAAACGGTAGCTGGAGAACTTAATCCGGTACAAGTTTCTGCTGAGATCCTAAAAGCATTGGCAGCACGTGCAACTGAGACACTTGCTGGTGAGCTTAACGGTGTGGTTATTACTGTACCTGCTTATTTTGATGATGCACAACGTCAAGGTACGAAAGACGCGGCAAATATCGCAGGACTGAATGTTTTACGTTTATTGAATGAACCAACAGCCGCTGCGATTGCATACGGTTTAGATGCGGGTCAAGAAGGCATTATTGCTGTTTACGATCTGGGTGGTGGTACGTTCGATATCTCTATTTTACGTCTTAATAAAGGCGTATTCGAAGTACTTGCGACTGGTGGCGATTCAGCGCTTGGCGGTGATGACTTCGATCATCTCGTTGCTGATTGGATCAGTGCTGAAGCGGGACTTGTGGGAGAGCAATCATTAGCAATGCAGCGTTTGCTACTAACACAAGCAAAACAAGCGAAACAAGACTTAACAGATTCAGCTAGCGTTAATATTACTATCGCATTAGAGTCTGTTAACTGGCAGGGAACATTAAGCCGTGAAACGTTTGATGGTCTTATTCAGCCATTAGTTAAGCGCACTTTATTAGCATGTCGCCGTTCGTTAAAAGATGCCGATATCAGCAAAGATGACGTACTTGAAGTTGTGATGGTAGGCGGTTCAACGCGCGTGCCATTAGTACGTGAAAAAGTAGGTGAGTTCTTCGCTCAAGAACCACTAACGAGTATTAACCCAGATAAAGTTGTTGCGATTGGTGCTGCGATTCAGGCTGACGTATTAGTGGGTAACAAACCTGATTCAGATTTATTACTGCTGGATGTTACACCGTTATCACTTGGTTTAGAAACCATGGGCGGCCTGGTTGAGAAAGTTATTCCACGTAATACAACTATCCCTGTAGCACGTGCGCAAGAGTTTACCACGTTTAAAGATGGGCAAACGGCAATGACAATTCACGTGCTGCAAGGCGAACGTGAGATGGTTGCTGATTGTCGTTCATTAGCGCGTTTCTCATTAACTGGTATTCCACCTATGGCGGCAGGTGCTGCACATATTCGTGTGACGTTCCAAGTTGATGCTGATGGTTTGCTAAGTGTATCAGCGATGGAAAAATCATCGGGTGTATCTGCTTCGATTCAAGTTAAACCGTCTTATGGTTTAAGTGATAATGAAGTTGCAAACATGCTTAAAGATTCAATGACATATGCGAAAGAAGATGTAACTGCGCGTATGTTAGCTGAGCAACAGTTAGAAGCTGACCGCGTAATGGAAAGCCTGATCGTTGCCTTACAACAAGACGGTAAAGCATTACTTTCTGATGCTGAACAAAATGTCATTGAAACAGCGATTCAAACGCTTTATCAGATCCGTCAGGGTGATGATAGAGATGCGATTGAAAAAGAAATTGAAACAGTCGATAAATTAACACAAGATTTTGCTGCTCGCCGTATGGATCAATCAATCCGTAAAGCGTTGCAGGGTCAGTCGGTAGATAAGGTCTAA
- the pepB gene encoding aminopeptidase PepB: protein MKDFMSVELTLAPADSFWGKNALVSFNAGVASIHLGDNSADYSLQVQRAARKLSNQGIGKVSLKGELWNTELRIAFDQGYYTAKENQEACFGLELASVAEKKDFYAFQQASHWVRKTINTDAEEMYPVKLAQSAADLLLKIAPESITYNIIAGDDLLTHGFTGIHTVGRGSQHLPAMLQLDFNPTGDADAPIATALVGKGITFDSGGYSIKPSDGMAVMKSDMGGAATLTGALALAISQGLDKRVQLFLCCAENMISSNAFKLGDIITYKNDITVEVLNTDAEGRLVLADGLLAAEENAPQRLIDAATLTGAAKMALGRDYNALFGFDQNFVNSVLANAKAENEFAWQLPLEKWHQQQLPSSFADMANIHAGEGRAGASTAAAFLSRFVREDGQGWLHLDLAGCYQKAANDLWATGAKGHGIRTLAKTLLD from the coding sequence ATGAAGGATTTCATGAGCGTAGAACTAACGCTTGCTCCCGCTGACAGTTTTTGGGGCAAGAATGCATTAGTGAGTTTTAATGCCGGAGTTGCATCTATTCATCTTGGTGATAATAGTGCTGACTACTCATTACAAGTACAACGTGCAGCACGTAAGTTATCAAATCAAGGCATAGGTAAAGTCAGCTTAAAAGGCGAGTTATGGAATACTGAGTTACGTATTGCATTTGATCAAGGTTATTACACCGCGAAAGAAAATCAGGAAGCTTGTTTTGGTTTAGAGCTAGCAAGTGTCGCTGAGAAGAAAGACTTTTATGCTTTTCAGCAAGCAAGTCACTGGGTTCGTAAAACAATTAACACTGATGCAGAAGAAATGTATCCGGTTAAGCTAGCGCAAAGTGCAGCGGATCTATTATTGAAAATAGCGCCTGAATCGATCACGTATAATATCATTGCGGGTGACGATTTATTAACACATGGCTTTACCGGTATTCATACCGTCGGTCGTGGCAGTCAACACCTTCCTGCAATGTTGCAATTAGACTTCAACCCAACAGGTGATGCTGATGCACCTATTGCAACAGCACTAGTAGGCAAGGGCATTACGTTTGACTCGGGTGGTTACAGCATTAAACCTTCTGATGGCATGGCTGTAATGAAAAGTGATATGGGCGGTGCAGCGACATTAACTGGCGCACTTGCTTTAGCGATTAGCCAAGGTTTAGATAAACGTGTACAGCTATTCTTATGCTGTGCTGAGAACATGATCAGCAGCAATGCCTTTAAACTGGGTGATATTATTACCTACAAAAATGATATCACTGTAGAAGTGCTTAATACTGATGCTGAAGGTCGTTTAGTGCTAGCTGACGGTTTGCTGGCTGCAGAAGAGAACGCGCCACAACGCTTGATTGATGCCGCGACATTGACTGGTGCAGCTAAGATGGCGCTTGGTCGTGATTATAATGCACTATTTGGCTTTGATCAGAACTTCGTTAACTCAGTATTAGCAAATGCGAAAGCAGAAAATGAGTTTGCTTGGCAACTACCACTAGAAAAATGGCATCAACAGCAATTGCCATCGAGCTTTGCTGATATGGCAAATATCCATGCCGGTGAAGGTCGTGCTGGAGCATCTACTGCTGCGGCATTCTTATCACGTTTTGTACGTGAAGATGGACAAGGTTGGTTGCATTTAGATTTAGCAGGTTGTTATCAAAAGGCAGCGAATGATCTATGGGCGACGGGTGCGAAAGGGCATGGTATCCGCACATTAGCTAAAACATTACTTGATTAA
- the hscB gene encoding co-chaperone HscB, with amino-acid sequence MNHFELFGLPVNFELDSAGLATTYRDLQRTLHPDNFANGSERDRLIAVQKSSQVNDAYSTLKSPIQRAEYILAVCHEDIRGEQKTLQDPMFLMQQMELHERLEDIPDSADPEQEIADFDDELTASIKAYLQEFSKLLSAEHYNDAANVVRKLKFVYKLQAQLSTLEDSLLDY; translated from the coding sequence ATGAACCATTTTGAGCTGTTTGGTTTACCCGTTAATTTTGAACTAGATAGTGCCGGTTTAGCAACAACATATCGAGACTTACAGCGCACACTACACCCTGATAACTTTGCTAATGGCAGTGAGCGAGATCGCTTAATTGCAGTGCAAAAATCATCGCAAGTTAATGATGCGTATTCCACTCTAAAGTCGCCAATTCAACGTGCAGAATATATCCTTGCTGTTTGTCATGAAGATATTCGTGGTGAACAAAAAACACTGCAAGATCCAATGTTTCTTATGCAGCAAATGGAACTACACGAGCGTCTTGAAGATATTCCCGATTCTGCGGACCCTGAGCAAGAAATTGCAGACTTCGACGATGAGCTAACAGCCTCGATCAAAGCATACTTGCAAGAATTTTCTAAATTACTCAGTGCAGAGCATTATAACGACGCGGCAAATGTAGTGCGTAAATTAAAATTTGTTTACAAACTGCAAGCACAATTAAGTACACTTGAAGATAGTTTACTTGATTACTAA
- the fadE gene encoding acyl-CoA dehydrogenase FadE, with amino-acid sequence MATTISLLALVAIFGTLSYQRASLAAFTGAFFVALAAVSYFGDVPLAIWIITAVIAIPLNITSIRQGYLTAPILKGFRKIMPEMSQTETEALEAGTTWWDADLFSGKPNWEKLHNVPAPALTAEERAFLDGPVEEACRMADEFDITHNRADLPPELWEFLKTKGFFAMIIKKKYGGLEFSALAQSMVLQKLTGSSAVMASTVGVPNSLGPGELLQHYGTKEQQDYYLPRLAVGEEIPCFALTSPEAGSDAGAIPDFGIVCKGEFEGKEVLGMKLTWNKRYITLAPVATVLGLAIKLRDPDGLLGDKEDIGITCALIPTDIPGVETGRRHFPLNLPFQNGPTKGNEVFVPLDYIIGGPEMAGQGWRMLVECLSVGRGITLPSCSAGAVKLAALGMGSYTAIRRQFKVAIGKMEGIEEPLARIGGNAYLMGAASTLTTSAIDLGEKPSVITAIVKMHLTDRAQKCAIDAMDISGGKGICLGPNNMAGRGYQAAPVAITVEGANILTRNLIIYGQGAIRCHPFVLPELTAAALEDHKKGLQDFDAALFGHIGFAMSNFFRSFVMGVTNGKGSAAPFKDETAQYYQQMNRLSANLAFLSDVAMGVLGGDLKRKERVSARLGDILSQLYLSSATLKRFEDEGRQKADLPLVHWALQDSLFKAEQAIDELLRNFPVRVVGIALRAMVLPAGTRLSRPTDKLDHVVAGLLQVPSDTRSRLATDMYLTEEEGNPVGLQEKALRDVIVAEPIFIRVCKENGAKQAFIYLDKFADIALANKQITADEAELLKVAEVGRLRTINVDDFDPEVLAADKSLVNQLNGDWRARAQAGVTQKAAPKKKKAVTAA; translated from the coding sequence ATGGCAACCACAATTTCACTATTAGCCTTAGTGGCAATATTTGGTACATTATCTTACCAACGAGCATCATTAGCTGCTTTTACTGGTGCGTTTTTTGTCGCACTTGCAGCCGTTTCATATTTCGGTGATGTACCACTAGCTATCTGGATAATAACAGCTGTAATTGCGATACCATTAAACATCACCAGTATTCGTCAAGGCTATTTAACAGCACCAATCTTAAAAGGCTTTCGTAAAATAATGCCTGAGATGTCTCAAACTGAGACTGAAGCATTGGAAGCAGGTACAACTTGGTGGGACGCTGATTTATTTAGCGGTAAGCCAAATTGGGAAAAACTGCATAATGTGCCTGCACCAGCACTAACTGCAGAAGAACGCGCTTTCCTTGACGGCCCTGTTGAAGAAGCATGTCGCATGGCTGATGAGTTTGATATCACTCACAATCGTGCAGACTTACCTCCAGAGCTGTGGGAATTCCTTAAAACTAAGGGCTTCTTCGCAATGATCATCAAGAAAAAATACGGTGGTCTAGAATTTTCAGCATTAGCACAATCAATGGTACTGCAAAAACTAACTGGCTCAAGCGCTGTAATGGCGAGCACAGTTGGTGTACCTAACTCATTAGGACCTGGTGAATTACTACAACATTACGGTACTAAAGAGCAACAAGATTACTACCTTCCTCGTCTTGCTGTTGGTGAAGAAATTCCATGTTTCGCACTAACAAGTCCTGAAGCCGGTTCTGATGCAGGTGCAATCCCTGATTTCGGTATCGTGTGTAAAGGCGAATTCGAAGGTAAAGAAGTTCTGGGTATGAAACTGACTTGGAACAAACGTTATATTACACTTGCACCTGTTGCGACTGTACTTGGTCTTGCAATTAAACTGCGTGATCCAGATGGTCTACTTGGTGATAAAGAAGACATCGGTATTACTTGTGCGCTTATCCCTACGGATATCCCAGGTGTTGAAACGGGTCGTCGTCACTTCCCACTTAACTTACCGTTCCAAAATGGTCCAACTAAAGGTAACGAAGTATTCGTACCATTAGACTACATCATTGGTGGTCCAGAAATGGCTGGTCAAGGCTGGCGCATGCTAGTTGAATGTCTGTCTGTAGGTCGTGGTATTACCCTTCCGTCATGCTCTGCAGGTGCAGTTAAACTTGCAGCACTAGGTATGGGCTCTTACACAGCTATCCGTCGTCAATTTAAAGTTGCGATTGGTAAAATGGAAGGTATTGAAGAGCCACTAGCACGTATCGGTGGTAATGCTTACCTGATGGGCGCAGCATCAACGCTAACAACAAGTGCAATTGATTTAGGTGAGAAACCATCAGTAATCACTGCGATTGTTAAAATGCATTTAACAGACCGTGCTCAAAAATGTGCTATCGATGCAATGGACATTTCAGGTGGTAAAGGTATCTGTCTTGGTCCAAACAACATGGCAGGTCGTGGTTACCAAGCGGCGCCAGTTGCAATTACAGTAGAAGGTGCAAACATTCTAACGCGTAACCTGATCATTTATGGTCAAGGTGCAATCCGTTGTCATCCGTTCGTATTACCAGAATTAACTGCAGCAGCACTTGAAGATCATAAGAAAGGGCTACAAGACTTTGATGCAGCACTGTTCGGTCATATCGGCTTTGCAATGTCTAACTTCTTCCGTTCATTCGTAATGGGCGTGACTAACGGTAAAGGGTCTGCAGCACCATTTAAAGATGAAACAGCGCAGTACTATCAACAGATGAACCGTTTAAGTGCTAACTTAGCGTTCTTATCTGATGTAGCGATGGGCGTACTCGGTGGTGACCTAAAACGTAAAGAACGTGTTTCTGCACGTTTAGGTGATATCTTAAGCCAACTATACCTATCGTCTGCAACGCTAAAACGTTTTGAAGATGAAGGTCGTCAAAAAGCTGATTTACCATTAGTACACTGGGCACTACAAGATTCATTATTCAAAGCTGAACAAGCGATTGATGAATTACTACGTAACTTCCCTGTTCGTGTTGTTGGTATCGCATTACGTGCAATGGTATTACCAGCAGGTACGCGTCTATCACGTCCTACTGATAAACTAGACCATGTTGTTGCAGGTTTACTACAAGTACCTTCTGATACACGTAGCCGCCTAGCAACAGATATGTACCTAACTGAAGAAGAAGGTAACCCTGTAGGTCTACAAGAGAAAGCCTTGAGAGACGTTATTGTTGCAGAACCTATCTTCATCCGTGTTTGTAAAGAGAATGGTGCGAAACAAGCATTTATTTACTTAGACAAATTTGCTGATATAGCGCTGGCTAACAAACAAATCACGGCAGATGAAGCTGAACTATTAAAAGTAGCTGAAGTTGGTCGTTTACGTACAATTAACGTTGATGACTTTGACCCTGAAGTACTTGCAGCTGACAAATCGTTAGTTAACCAACTAAACGGTGATTGGCGTGCACGTGCTCAAGCAGGCGTTACACAAAAAGCAGCACCTAAAAAGAAAAAAGCAGTAACAGCAGCTTAG